The Manihot esculenta cultivar AM560-2 chromosome 17, M.esculenta_v8, whole genome shotgun sequence genome contains the following window.
CACAATGGTAAAACCAAGCACTCCAGCCACATTACCAATCGGTTTTGCTACGATCATCCTCGAGGACCTTCACGCTTCAATCATTTGCAATGATTACGCAAAATCTTTCAACCTGGCAGCCTTACTGCTATCATTCATTTTCGGTCACAACCCTTCATTCAGTTTGCAATTTAGAAGAACAAAATCTAGGCCAACTCCCTAATTTTCAGGCAAAAGTTGAACTATACTACTATAGCTCAATCAAGGGAGGTGTTTGCTACAGCGGTGTGTCCCATTTAGTTGGAAGGGGATAATATCGTCTGGTGTACAATACTACACAACTTCAATTATACACAATTAGAAGCAAGGACTCACTGACGGTGTCCATCCGGCAGAGCAACCACATTGTAGAAGGGTACTGCCCTCTGCGGCAAGGCTCCATCTTCTTCGTCATCATCAAATTCCAGCAAATACCTATCCAATGGAAACAAGAGCAtgatgtaaaaaaataataataacagcaACAACATGAAGTCCAAAGTCCCCCAAATCTATTCTGCTGAAGGCGAAGCATTCAGATAATATCACATTGGCATTACACAGTTTTGTTTTGGACTATACCAAAAGAACAAATCTTTTTTGATGTTTGTTTCCTTTCTTGCAGATAGACTATAGAGTACGACCACTGCCTAATTTATCACTCACTTCCATTTTGGGGAGCATACGATAAATTGATTGGCAAGAAAACCTCGTTGTTAAAGTACCACCAACCCTCAGAATGAGAGATGCAGATGCAAAATAACATGGATACTGCAATCATTTCCATAAAAAGCCAACCAAGATTGAAACCTAAGAAGCATGTTACTTACTCGTCTGTCTTTCTCTGGAAATACATAGAATTGGTTGATTGAGCGCATCCCATAATATGCATGGCAAAAACTCATGGTCAGTACCAAGTAAGAGTCACTGGACATGTACAAAATTGAATAACATAACAACTACAGAATAAAATTCCATTAGCAAAGCACAGGCTCTATAGTTTGTTATATTCTATCAAAAAAGGAGGATGGACCAGTCACCTTTCGTGGCGGACTGACAACAGTTGCCTTATAGAGTGCTGTGGTTCCCGGATACACCGCCAACACATGTCTTCCAGGAGGAAAATCAGGAACACTGGATAGATCATTTTTCTTGGGGAAAGGTATAATACATGACATGGGTAGCTTGTACTTTCTGGCAGTAATAATGACAAAAATATACATGAATCCTGTCAGTTAGGTAGCAGCACTCGCACTAAGTTTTGAGAAGAGTACAAAACTAGTATTCAATAcaagagaaaataagaaaaaataataatcaataaaatGCAACCTAGAGGGCATCTTTAAACAAACATACCTTTGGCCACCACCCTCTTCATCATCACCCGGCTCCTCATCAAGTACTTCAAATCTGCATATCCAAATTATCCAATTACAAAACTTAGTGTCAGAAACAGAAGGTATTAAAGGACCTGTTAAAGTAATATTCTCCATGATATTGTCCCATCAccatttattgaaaaaataaagtatGGATAATTTAATCTATAGATAGAGTGGAAACCACAGCCTAAAAGCAACTGAGGGTGAACTACATAATGCATTCAGCAATACTATTCCTTCACTTGATGAGCCAAAGCTTGGAGCTGTGGCTAGTGTACTGCTCAGCCTAAGAAAAACTCAACCTTGAATTGGACTTCGAAAAAAAGAGATATAATAAGCCTCGAGAACTAGTGACCCAAATATCACATAGAAACAAGCTTTAACATATATTTGTCACATCTTCGATGTTTGCATTTGCTCTGGCCCaagatttttcatttcttagtttccttcattttctcaaaattttccctCTTTGGAAGGCAAGGTTTTTTTCAATGACAAGCTGATGCAAACATTGTAATGAAGCTAGTCTGTTATAATCCTTGGTCATGGATCGCGTCATGGACAATGGACAAAAAAGAAGCTAGCCAGAAGGagcttttaacacttcaaactCATTAAAGAGAGAGAGTCTTAAACCTCAATGTGTTTCTATTAATATGCTTGTTTTATTGAATAAAGAGAGAGCTCTCATATAATGGAGGTTCGCAAAATCATAGTGCTCCTAATTAAATTAGATGTCTAGTACAAGCTATTATTGAACAAGAAACTACTGAGGTAAGATGATAAAAATTTgacaacaatctgctaaataAAAGCAATATATTTGTTGTTGCAGATGAATATAATCTTAATTGATAGACTTTTCCAAAATTGGAACTCTGTTTAAAAATGGATAGGACTATCCACCTCCTAGAGAAGGAGCTTGTCCTCACTTAAGGTAGGATATGCAGcctaaaaaataattgatagACTCCCTTACTTCAAATTAAAGATAGTCTAGCCAACTGACTGATACTTTCCAAATCCAGGTGCTTGGTTTAAGGGCAACAACTTTATGCCCCTTATCATTTTCTATGCATGCCTATAGTTGCCGTAAATGTATTTGGATTTCCCTCAAAACTAgattatgtttttttaaagCATGATCTACTTCTTCTGCTCTTGTAGATTTCGAAATGTATGATAATAATGGATAATCTGTGCCATCACACGAGGGAAAGTCGAGTTTGGCATATAAGGAAACTACAAGTACTTCTATCCTCTCATTACCTTGTCGACCGAAAATCTTGTTGGCTACCATGTGATCTATCTTGCTTGTCATTTGCTCCTCAATTCAAGGTTCGAACTAGTTCAAAAATTTGCCAAGCTAAGTCATTGAAGAGTGTGTTGACTTGTTGCATGCAAAAATTCATCTTCGCTTCTAAATTTGTTGGATCATCCATGAcaactgctctgataccaatttatTATGATTCTAAGTCATAAATCATGGCATAGGACAATGAACAAGAAAATGAGCTTGCCAAAAAGAGCTCTTTAACGCCTTAGACTCATTAATGAAAGAGTCTTAAATTTCAATGTGTTTTTAGTTGATCTACttgttttattgaataaaaagaaACCCCTTGTATAGTGAAGATTCAAATAATCATAGTACTCCTAATTAAATTAGAAATCTAGTATAagctattattaaataaaaaactacTAAGATAAGATGATAGAAATTTGATAAGAACCTACTAGATAAATGCAGACTCTTTGttgcaaataaaatataatgttaGTTGATAGATTTCTTCAAAATTTAAACTTTGTTTATGAGATTTAGTCTATCTATTATCCACAACATAGTCTATGTAGGTACCCTGACAAAGTCTTCTATGGACAAACATCATAAGAATGTTTAACACTTGCTACATTCTTTATAGTGCTTGCTTAGGCATAATATGATCCGACATTGTGACAATGTCTAAAAATAGGGAAAAGTACAAAAAAGTACCCTGTGATTTCACCAATTTTCCATTTTAGAGTCTAGTTCATTTTGTGTCAAAGTTGTACCTCTTGATTTGCCTCCATTAACAAACGGCGCAAAATTCTCACACTGTCAAATATTACTGACGTggcaaataattttattatttttaattaataaaatttaaaaaaaagaattatatatagattGTCATGTCAGCAATATTTGACAATGCAAGGTagttaatttgatttttcatttttttttctttttgttatttaaaatgttaagaaaaataataattaaaagtcATATATATATTGTCACATCAGCAATATTTGGTGGTGTTAAGATTTTGCCGCCGTTTGCTAATGGAGACAAACCATGAGGTATCACTTTGACACAAAATGAACCACATATGCAAAGTGAAAATGAGTGAAATCACATGATACTTTTTTGTACTTTCtccttaaaaatataatagataCTAGAAAATTAAAGCTAAACAAAATCATTTTTAGCCTACATAAAGAATGCATGACTGACGCAACGTGAAGCTCACAAGAGGAACACACACTTATGCATAAGTGCAAATTGAGAGATTAAATTCACAAAAAGTTTATATTAATCAAAAAGCTCCCTAGATATATGTAGAGTATTTATAGAGTTTTAATTCTCCTAAACAGAATATGAATAGAACCCTACAAAAATAGgaaataaaacacattaaatacCTAACTAAAATAGGAATAAGCTAGTCCTAATCAAAGTAGGATTACAAAATAACTCCTAAAGAAAACTAAAGGCATTAAAAACTAATTTAGAATAACAACTAAACTAAATATAAAGTCTAAAAGGAGTAGGAGTGTATATGAGGCTAATCAGGACAAAACTGGAAGAAAATCCAGCCTCTCATCTGCCCTGGACACGCCCTACGACTTGTGGCAGTCTAGGCACACGCTTGGGGCGTGTTAGAGGCAGACTGCAGGTACTGTCTAGGCGTGTTGCAGGTGCTCTAGCACACCCTGGGGAATGCTTGTGTCATTCCAGCTGCTGTTTTATTGCTGATTTCCATCCTTAGAAGCCTTTTTCCTTCCTCACTGATTTATCATTAATGTGCTCTGCATCAATGATTAACAATTACAGCCAGGTAAGCTATCTATCTCCAGAGCTCCAACCATTAACTAACCAGGTGTCTTGTGAAAACCGATCAAAGCGAACAAGAGAAGAATATAATAACCATATGGATTTACTGATATCCCAGTATGTATTCTCCCTAGCATTAAGTTTCTCTGTTGCACTTCTTGTCGCTTTTGGGGCCAGGCAAGCCAGAGACATAAAGGCCAttaatttcaatgagaaagtaAATGATTTAACAATAGCTACACTTAAAGAACAAATAGTTTCCAAGATATCAAACCATGAGATGCATTAGGATAAAGGGAGCAATTTCATTATGCAAAACATTATCATGTGCGTTGCTGACGCACAGATGATAATGCCACATCAGCTTCCCCATGGAAGCAATTAACTGACAGAATATAACAGTAAATAGAAATCACATTATGGTTATAGCAAACTCATCTCCCATAACCACTGCACCAGCTGTAGAACTGAAGCATCTAATGCAGAGGAATTAAACTTACTCTTTAGTTTCTCTATCAAACTGCATCACTTTCACAACAAACCACTCATCCTTTTCAGCATTATTACCTGTGACCCTAGCTGCTACCTGAAGAACAAGTCAATCATTTTAgtgaaaaagaatgaaaagGAACAACACTTGAAATTTTCATGTAAGCGTAAACATCAAAGATGAGTCACAAATGACCGGTATCCAAATAGCTACATGCTAACCTGTTCACCCTTTAGACTAGCACAAGCTTCCAGTTGATTTCTCATTGAAGGAGACAGCCTTGAGATATCTGATTCATTCTtcattcttttccttttctgatCACTACCTTCTGCGATTTATATAACATTATCCCATCAATATTAAGTCTAGAGATTTATAAATGATGATAGTAGCATCTGTGCATTCATGAATGTATACATGTGTGCTTGTTAAATATTTACACGTGTATCATCTGAAAGAGTATTTTCACTTCAACATAGAAATGATGGGTTGAAAAGCAAAGATAAACTGCAGCATACAAAACTAACAGATGGGAAAAAACAATCATAAATATATTCAcatgtacatgatgtatgtgaAGGTCAGAATTTGTAGCCCACACCTATCCTCCTTCGCTGTTGCCCTGGAGGCCCAGATGGAAGCAGAGCATCCAGCTGACTCAACAGGTTGTTGGAAACACTGCATCTCAAAATGATTGGTG
Protein-coding sequences here:
- the LOC110604517 gene encoding SAGA-associated factor 29 homolog A; the encoded protein is MSSPDIAGILENSRELDRLRKEQEEVLLEINKMHKKLQATPEVVEKPGDNSLSRLKSLYTQAKDLSENEVIVSNNLLSQLDALLPSGPPGQQRRRIEGSDQKRKRMKNESDISRLSPSMRNQLEACASLKGEQVAARVTGNNAEKDEWFVVKVMQFDRETKEFEVLDEEPGDDEEGGGQRKYKLPMSCIIPFPKKNDLSSVPDFPPGRHVLAVYPGTTALYKATVVSPPRKRKTDEYLLEFDDDEEDGALPQRAVPFYNVVALPDGHRQ